The Methanobacterium lacus genome includes a region encoding these proteins:
- a CDS encoding glycosyltransferase family A protein, producing MEKKYDLTVAYRIYPKISCTPAIYGDDKYKLSEFCLKSFKESLGNLKVKMIVLLDGCPPKYRELFLKYFDESDIDFFELDKIGNLPTFSLQINLLLKQNYSEIIYFAEDDYYYHPNQFFEMIDFFNKNDDVDFITPYDHSDYYNRNIHNIKRYERMYNGRQWKTASSTCLTFLTSKKILDETQNIFLTYQKGNTDLGLWLSLTKSSLDPKIIIKSLNIYTIKSLYKTFVLTQDQIHNGKTWKLWFPIPTIATHLEKEFISPTINWENIVSKELNK from the coding sequence ATGGAAAAAAAGTATGATTTAACAGTGGCGTATAGAATATATCCAAAAATATCATGTACACCTGCGATTTATGGTGATGATAAATATAAATTATCTGAATTTTGTTTAAAATCATTTAAAGAATCTTTGGGAAATCTTAAAGTAAAAATGATTGTTCTATTAGATGGTTGCCCCCCAAAATATAGGGAACTTTTTTTAAAATATTTTGATGAAAGTGACATAGATTTTTTTGAATTAGATAAAATAGGAAACCTTCCCACGTTTAGCTTACAAATAAATTTGCTTCTAAAACAAAATTATTCTGAAATCATATATTTTGCTGAAGATGATTACTATTACCATCCAAACCAGTTTTTTGAAATGATTGATTTTTTTAATAAAAATGATGATGTTGATTTTATTACACCTTATGATCATTCAGATTACTACAACAGGAATATACATAATATTAAAAGATATGAAAGGATGTATAATGGACGTCAATGGAAAACAGCGAGCTCTACTTGTTTAACATTTTTGACATCCAAAAAAATACTAGATGAAACTCAAAATATATTTTTAACCTATCAAAAGGGAAACACTGATTTAGGTTTGTGGTTAAGCTTAACTAAGTCTAGTTTAGATCCAAAAATCATAATAAAGTCATTAAATATTTATACCATTAAAAGTTTGTATAAAACATTCGTTCTGACTCAAGATCAAATTCATAATGGTAAAACTTGGAAATTATGGTTTCCCATCCCTACAATAGCTACTCATTTGGAAAAAGAATTTATTTCACCCACAATAAATTGGGAAAACATTGTCAGCAAGGAACTTAATAAATGA
- a CDS encoding glycosyltransferase family 2 protein, giving the protein MKISVIVPMFNEELNVQRTLSEINNALNDYSDFEIIAVDDGSTDKTFSLLNEFRAKNSHIIVLKHKTNYGMGKAIRTGFEESDGDIIITIDADLSYRALNIPVLVSELENDISIDIVVGSQYMEGGDVKNVPFNRLFISKVANKFIGYSMTENLNTVTGVLRAYRREVLESMEIESNGTKINLEILSKAIATGFKIKEVPVVLEGRELGESKIKIKSKTISHVLFSFYEKPMILFGVIGLFMLLIGIISGIYLFYQYFLGTLDPTRPLMIFMVLMIISGIQILIFGFIATQISLLKREIFIVQKENKLLRKRLK; this is encoded by the coding sequence ATGAAAATATCTGTAATTGTCCCCATGTTTAATGAAGAGTTAAACGTTCAAAGAACCTTATCTGAAATCAACAATGCCCTGAATGATTACTCTGATTTTGAAATTATAGCTGTGGATGATGGGAGTACAGATAAAACCTTTTCTCTCTTAAATGAATTTAGAGCAAAAAACAGTCACATAATCGTTTTGAAACATAAAACAAACTATGGCATGGGAAAAGCTATAAGAACAGGTTTTGAAGAATCTGATGGAGACATTATTATAACTATCGACGCCGATTTAAGTTACAGAGCATTAAACATACCAGTTTTAGTATCAGAACTTGAAAACGATATATCCATAGATATTGTAGTAGGTTCACAATACATGGAAGGGGGAGACGTTAAAAATGTTCCATTTAATAGATTGTTCATAAGTAAGGTTGCAAACAAATTCATTGGTTACTCTATGACAGAAAACCTTAACACCGTTACTGGTGTTTTAAGAGCTTACAGACGAGAAGTTTTGGAATCAATGGAAATAGAATCCAATGGTACTAAAATAAATCTGGAAATATTGTCCAAAGCAATAGCAACTGGTTTCAAGATTAAAGAGGTTCCCGTTGTTCTTGAAGGTCGTGAACTGGGAGAATCTAAAATTAAAATCAAATCCAAAACAATATCGCATGTACTTTTTTCTTTTTATGAAAAACCAATGATACTGTTTGGAGTAATAGGATTATTTATGCTCCTAATTGGAATCATAAGTGGGATTTACTTGTTTTATCAGTATTTTTTAGGAACCCTGGATCCAACCCGCCCCTTGATGATTTTCATGGTTCTTATGATCATATCCGGAATTCAAATACTAATTTTTGGGTTTATAGCAACCCAGATAAGTCTCCTTAAACGAGAGATCTTTATTGTACAAAAGGAAAATAAGTTGTTAAGGAAAAGATTAAAATAA
- a CDS encoding UDP-glucuronic acid decarboxylase family protein — protein MVTVIITGVAGFVGSHLADKFVNKGFHVIGIDNFLTGSIENISSLLDKDNFEFIEHDIIKPIKLDEKIDIILHFACPASPEDYLQYPLETLRVDSIGTYNTLEMSRENNARYIFASTSEIYGDPLVNPQPETYWGNVHSTGLRSVYDESKRFSEALSMAYYREYCLDVRIVRIFNTYGPRMKLNDGRVVPNFISQALKNEDLTVYGEGTQTRSFCYVKDLVEGIFKISNTDNLNGNIMNLGNPDEYKILDFAKIIINKTNSNSKITFKDLPEDDPKLRCPDISKVQSLIEWKPQTSLDNGLQETIKFLKSKLE, from the coding sequence ATGGTTACAGTTATAATTACAGGTGTGGCGGGATTTGTGGGGAGTCATTTGGCAGATAAATTTGTTAATAAAGGTTTTCATGTTATTGGGATCGATAATTTTTTAACTGGAAGCATAGAAAACATTTCTTCATTACTTGACAAAGACAATTTTGAATTTATTGAACATGACATAATCAAACCAATTAAATTGGATGAAAAGATAGATATAATCCTCCATTTTGCATGTCCTGCAAGTCCTGAGGATTATTTACAATATCCTTTGGAAACTTTGAGGGTTGATTCTATTGGAACCTACAACACACTTGAAATGAGTAGGGAAAATAATGCGAGATATATATTCGCATCCACATCAGAGATTTATGGAGATCCTCTTGTTAATCCGCAACCTGAAACTTATTGGGGAAATGTGCATTCAACGGGGCTTCGTTCCGTGTATGATGAGTCTAAAAGATTTTCTGAAGCTCTTTCAATGGCTTATTATCGGGAATATTGTTTGGATGTTAGAATAGTAAGAATATTCAATACATATGGGCCTAGAATGAAGCTGAATGATGGCAGGGTAGTTCCGAATTTTATTTCGCAAGCATTGAAAAATGAGGATCTGACGGTTTATGGGGAAGGAACACAGACCCGGAGCTTCTGTTATGTGAAGGATCTTGTTGAAGGAATATTTAAGATTTCCAATACAGATAACTTGAATGGGAATATTATGAACCTTGGAAATCCAGATGAATATAAAATATTAGATTTTGCCAAGATTATAATAAATAAGACTAATTCCAATTCAAAAATAACTTTTAAAGATCTACCTGAAGATGATCCTAAATTAAGATGTCCTGACATATCCAAGGTTCAAAGTTTAATTGAGTGGAAACCCCAAACTTCATTAGATAATGGACTTCAAGAAACAATAAAATTTTTAAAAAGTAAATTAGAGTAA
- a CDS encoding glycosyltransferase family 39 protein, producing the protein MRNWSILKNNWDILIIFISYFFLVILIFPYFQFKILGDEISYINIAHAYALGHWANAINGYWSPMYSWLMVPFLIIFGFKPIYGVYISKFISIFIGLFTIFCVRRMSQKLDINKNIERILLFVLVPSITFFVLLYNTPDLLLASLLILYLSILFQRNYADNLKYAVLCGIIGALAFFTKSFAFPFFIITFILFNLIFYFRIKIQIQRKNILKGSILGLTIFLLISGLWIGVIDEKYDKPTISTSGEYNQALVGPEYKVNIMDTGISPIYYKGLIEPPNEDTISIWDEFSYMNLDKWNPFGSWQNMNYELNLIVANIVYSFNITESYLPIAIILLISMVVVAFSKSIKKTSRNNLKYLLLTIFVYTGGYCLITPEWRYLWFIFLLLMISGFYIIDLLNKNNVITVKTRNIMLIFLICTLIFQPILEINYFVNQKDNSYYLSNSLQKEFNINGNLASNSWSTLEIAYYLNSKFYGNITTDNSTLLNQELMKFNIDYYFSWNSTSNYNLSNYHEITNNKIDGLKIYSRK; encoded by the coding sequence ATGAGAAATTGGTCTATTTTAAAAAATAATTGGGATATTTTAATTATTTTTATATCTTATTTCTTCCTTGTAATTTTAATATTTCCTTACTTTCAATTCAAAATATTAGGTGATGAAATATCCTACATAAATATAGCACATGCTTATGCGTTAGGTCATTGGGCAAATGCGATTAATGGATATTGGAGCCCAATGTATTCTTGGTTGATGGTTCCATTTTTGATAATTTTCGGATTTAAACCGATCTATGGAGTTTATATTTCCAAATTCATTTCAATCTTTATTGGCCTATTCACCATATTCTGTGTCAGAAGAATGTCTCAAAAATTAGATATAAATAAAAATATAGAAAGGATATTACTTTTTGTTTTAGTTCCTTCAATAACATTTTTTGTATTACTTTATAATACTCCTGACCTTCTACTAGCTTCACTTTTAATATTATATTTAAGCATATTATTTCAGAGAAATTATGCTGATAATCTTAAATATGCAGTTTTATGTGGTATTATAGGGGCTTTGGCTTTTTTTACTAAGAGCTTTGCATTTCCATTCTTCATAATTACTTTTATATTATTTAATCTAATATTTTACTTCAGAATAAAAATTCAGATACAAAGAAAAAATATTTTAAAAGGATCTATTTTGGGTTTAACAATTTTTTTATTAATCAGTGGATTATGGATTGGAGTAATTGATGAAAAATATGATAAGCCAACTATTTCAACATCTGGTGAATATAACCAAGCTTTAGTAGGTCCGGAATATAAAGTGAATATAATGGACACTGGTATTTCACCAATTTATTATAAAGGATTAATTGAACCTCCAAATGAGGATACCATAAGTATTTGGGATGAATTTTCATATATGAATCTGGATAAATGGAATCCATTTGGTTCTTGGCAAAATATGAATTATGAATTAAATTTAATAGTAGCTAACATAGTATATTCCTTCAACATAACCGAATCGTATCTACCTATTGCAATAATACTATTAATCTCCATGGTGGTAGTTGCATTCTCAAAATCAATCAAAAAAACTTCAAGAAATAATTTAAAATATTTGCTATTAACTATATTTGTTTATACAGGGGGGTATTGTTTAATTACTCCGGAATGGCGTTATTTATGGTTTATATTCTTATTATTAATGATTTCAGGATTTTACATTATAGATCTTTTAAACAAAAATAATGTCATAACTGTTAAAACAAGAAATATTATGTTGATTTTTTTAATATGTACTTTAATTTTCCAACCAATCCTTGAAATAAACTATTTCGTAAACCAAAAAGATAATTCGTATTATTTAAGTAATTCACTACAAAAAGAGTTTAATATTAATGGCAATTTAGCTTCAAACAGTTGGAGTACTTTAGAAATTGCATATTACTTAAACAGTAAATTTTATGGAAACATTACCACGGACAATTCCACACTACTAAATCAAGAATTGATGAAATTTAATATTGATTATTATTTTTCATGGAATTCAACTTCAAACTATAATTTATCTAACTATCATGAGATCACTAACAACAAAATAGATGGACTTAAGATATATTCTAGGAAATAG
- a CDS encoding glycosyltransferase family 2 protein encodes MNSPRVAIVILNWNGWKDTIECLESVFQINYRNYTVVLVDNNSTDDSVQKIVEYAQGKINVESDFFDYSSLNKPIDYQILNKNGNVDKNPNKQLTLIINHKNDGFAEGNNIGMKYALENLESKYVLLLNNDTVVDKYFLDSLVKEGENNKKIGFLGSKIYYYDKPETIWCVGGKIDWKFARGLHIGNQEHDHGQYQIKNHFDYISGAALLIKKELLEDVGLLDEKYFLYFEETDLELRAALKGYENIYIPKSKIWHKVSRSGGGISNEVGLYYITRNRWIFMKKWAKPGDFLIFIILQIFMAITLPILLSIYHTNKNLFITYYRGLFDGIF; translated from the coding sequence ATGAATTCTCCCAGAGTTGCTATAGTCATTTTAAACTGGAACGGCTGGAAAGATACAATAGAATGTTTAGAATCAGTTTTCCAAATAAATTATCGTAACTATACAGTAGTGCTGGTAGACAACAATTCTACAGACGATTCAGTACAAAAAATAGTAGAATACGCTCAGGGTAAAATAAACGTAGAATCAGACTTTTTTGATTATTCTTCTCTTAATAAACCTATAGATTATCAAATTCTAAACAAAAATGGGAATGTTGATAAAAATCCAAATAAACAGTTAACATTAATAATAAACCATAAAAATGATGGTTTTGCAGAAGGTAACAATATCGGAATGAAATATGCCCTGGAAAACCTAGAATCAAAATATGTACTACTTTTAAATAACGATACAGTAGTAGACAAATATTTTTTAGATTCACTGGTCAAAGAGGGTGAGAATAATAAAAAAATAGGATTTTTAGGTTCAAAAATATATTACTATGATAAACCAGAGACCATATGGTGTGTTGGAGGTAAAATTGACTGGAAATTTGCTAGGGGACTGCATATAGGTAACCAAGAACATGACCATGGCCAATATCAAATAAAAAATCATTTCGACTATATTAGCGGTGCTGCCTTACTAATTAAAAAAGAGTTGTTAGAGGATGTAGGTCTGCTCGATGAAAAATATTTCTTATATTTTGAAGAGACCGATCTGGAATTGAGAGCAGCATTAAAGGGTTATGAAAATATTTACATTCCTAAATCCAAAATATGGCACAAAGTCTCAAGATCAGGCGGTGGTATTTCAAATGAAGTGGGTTTGTATTATATAACCCGTAACAGATGGATATTCATGAAAAAATGGGCCAAACCAGGAGATTTTTTAATATTTATTATTCTACAAATTTTTATGGCCATAACACTGCCAATACTTCTCAGCATATACCATACTAACAAAAACCTATTCATCACCTACTATCGAGGTTTATTCGATGGAATTTTTTAG
- a CDS encoding UDP-N-acetylglucosamine--N-acetylmuramyl-(pentapeptide) pyrophosphoryl-undecaprenol N-acetylglucosamine transferase, with the protein MRVLIMPCGIGMGHTSRCVTIAKELEKIGVEVAFASYGSGYKILSNHYNYELYKLPEIKFYGVECELDIKYTAKKSINVPFVFLKSIYKESRMIKKFKPDIIIADSHFSVPITAKVHGIPCVMIQNELTLNFAELYPDEKTMEYLESGLKKFVADVCNLSKVVMIPDVPGSIEIPTKLENKVVHTGPLLREDPRKMKDKQQLRSEMGFNSCDRIVLVTVGGSEFGLELLKLICLASSTIDADKIVVVSGPQINDDLILETEKIVKKKFLSNMMEWMKISDVIVTLAGHTTTMEVAALGIPNLTVPIEKHPEQLRNGSNIKKYGISIVEELKNLNIENISDNINFLLENTDIQSKVESVKTKFSSYTGTKNAVKIIMDNSRLNF; encoded by the coding sequence ATGAGAGTACTTATCATGCCCTGCGGCATAGGTATGGGGCACACATCTAGATGTGTTACCATTGCAAAGGAATTGGAAAAAATAGGAGTAGAAGTAGCCTTTGCAAGCTATGGTTCAGGATACAAAATATTGAGTAATCACTACAACTACGAGCTATACAAACTCCCTGAAATTAAATTTTACGGGGTTGAATGTGAACTGGATATCAAGTACACGGCAAAAAAATCTATAAATGTCCCATTTGTATTTCTTAAAAGTATTTACAAAGAAAGTAGGATGATTAAAAAGTTTAAGCCCGATATTATCATTGCGGATTCTCATTTTTCTGTTCCAATAACTGCAAAGGTGCATGGAATTCCATGTGTCATGATCCAAAATGAGCTTACACTGAACTTCGCAGAACTCTATCCCGATGAGAAAACCATGGAATATCTTGAATCTGGTCTTAAAAAATTTGTGGCAGATGTATGCAACCTTTCTAAGGTTGTAATGATTCCTGATGTTCCAGGATCCATAGAAATACCTACAAAACTTGAAAATAAAGTGGTACATACCGGCCCGTTGCTAAGGGAAGATCCACGTAAGATGAAGGATAAACAACAACTGAGAAGCGAAATGGGATTTAATTCCTGCGACAGGATTGTTTTGGTTACAGTTGGTGGGAGTGAATTCGGCCTTGAGCTCTTAAAATTAATATGCTTAGCTTCTTCAACCATTGATGCCGATAAAATTGTTGTTGTATCCGGACCCCAGATAAATGACGATTTGATACTTGAGACTGAAAAGATCGTCAAAAAAAAATTTTTATCCAACATGATGGAATGGATGAAAATATCAGATGTTATTGTCACATTGGCAGGTCACACAACAACGATGGAAGTTGCTGCACTGGGAATTCCCAATCTTACTGTGCCCATTGAAAAACATCCAGAACAGCTCAGAAATGGTTCGAATATTAAGAAATATGGAATTTCAATAGTTGAAGAACTAAAAAATCTGAACATAGAAAATATATCGGACAATATAAACTTCTTATTAGAAAATACAGATATTCAATCGAAAGTTGAGTCAGTTAAAACCAAATTTTCATCCTATACTGGAACAAAGAATGCTGTGAAGATCATAATGGATAATTCCAGATTAAACTTCTAA
- a CDS encoding class III signal peptide-containing protein, whose amino-acid sequence MDILKDEGGQGAAEYILLFGGVIVIAVAALIIYRAYFSQNSGLNASQDVNGVRSSIK is encoded by the coding sequence ATGGACATATTAAAAGATGAAGGTGGACAAGGAGCAGCAGAGTATATTCTATTATTCGGTGGGGTTATAGTCATTGCAGTAGCTGCACTAATAATATACAGAGCATACTTCTCCCAAAATTCCGGCCTAAACGCATCACAAGATGTAAATGGCGTTAGATCAAGTATAAAATAA
- a CDS encoding class III signal peptide-containing protein, with product MLMDEKGQISAEMILIMGVLLVIVIVAGAFITNMAHQIADSVNSVLNTARSSTINRM from the coding sequence ATGTTAATGGATGAAAAAGGTCAAATAAGTGCCGAAATGATTTTAATCATGGGCGTACTACTAGTGATTGTAATTGTAGCAGGCGCATTTATAACTAATATGGCACATCAAATAGCCGATAGTGTGAATAGTGTACTTAATACTGCGAGAAGTTCAACTATTAACAGAATGTAA
- a CDS encoding class III signal peptide-containing protein → MNIINDCSGQGAAEYILLFGGVIVIAVAVLVIYKDYFNPGTQAFRASQDLNKIRSSIS, encoded by the coding sequence ATGAATATTATTAATGATTGTAGCGGACAAGGTGCTGCCGAGTATATTTTATTGTTCGGTGGTGTAATTGTTATAGCTGTAGCAGTATTAGTTATATATAAAGACTATTTCAATCCAGGAACCCAAGCTTTTAGGGCTTCACAAGATTTAAATAAAATTCGCAGTAGCATAAGCTAA
- a CDS encoding acyltransferase produces MVKFRNLLLNHQDEIVEKGNNNKNIILGVEYKSKSELPVIGKNSFIRSNTVIYNDVNIGDNFTTGHGVVVREKTYIGDNVLIGTNSIVEGYTSIGNDVNIQSSVYIPKNSLIEDNVFIGPCACFTNDKYPLRIDYDLKGPVIRTGASIGSNSTFLSDIEIGKGAMVAAGAIVTIDVPEYFLAIGAPARIKPLPKHLKKLNKTR; encoded by the coding sequence TTGGTTAAATTCAGAAATTTGTTATTGAACCATCAAGACGAAATAGTTGAAAAGGGGAATAATAACAAAAATATCATATTAGGTGTTGAATACAAATCCAAATCTGAACTACCAGTAATAGGAAAAAATTCATTTATTCGCTCTAACACTGTTATTTACAATGATGTCAATATTGGAGATAATTTTACAACAGGACATGGAGTAGTTGTTAGAGAAAAGACATATATTGGAGATAATGTATTAATAGGAACAAATTCCATTGTTGAGGGATACACATCCATCGGGAACGATGTTAACATTCAATCAAGTGTTTATATTCCAAAAAATAGTTTAATTGAAGATAATGTTTTTATTGGGCCGTGTGCATGTTTTACAAACGACAAATACCCTCTCAGGATTGATTACGATCTTAAAGGTCCAGTTATTAGAACAGGAGCATCCATAGGTTCAAATTCTACTTTTTTGTCTGATATTGAAATTGGAAAGGGGGCAATGGTAGCTGCTGGTGCTATTGTAACCATCGATGTTCCAGAATATTTTCTTGCGATAGGTGCACCTGCGCGAATAAAACCTCTTCCAAAACATCTCAAAAAATTGAATAAAACAAGATAG